Proteins encoded together in one Desulfobotulus pelophilus window:
- the hpt gene encoding hypoxanthine phosphoribosyltransferase: protein VLKGAFIFLADLVRELSVPCSIDFIGASSYGKEKMSSGHVRITKDVDLDLEGTHVILVEDIVDTGLTLTHLAKHLQNRGAASVKICTLLDKHERRENIVSLDYVCHSIQEGFIVGYGIDYAEQYRHLPAIYHIKS from the coding sequence GCGTTCTCAAAGGAGCCTTTATTTTCCTTGCAGACCTTGTTCGTGAACTGTCAGTTCCTTGTTCCATTGACTTCATAGGCGCTTCCAGCTACGGCAAAGAAAAAATGAGTTCCGGCCATGTCCGCATAACAAAAGATGTGGATCTTGATCTGGAAGGTACACACGTCATTTTAGTGGAAGACATTGTGGATACAGGCCTGACCCTGACACACCTTGCCAAACATCTCCAGAATCGTGGCGCAGCCTCTGTAAAAATCTGCACCCTGCTGGATAAACATGAGCGGCGGGAAAATATTGTCTCTCTGGATTATGTCTGTCACAGTATTCAGGAAGGCTTTATTGTAGGATACGGCATTGACTATGCAGAACAGTACCGTCACCTGCCAGCCATCTATCATATCAAATCCTAA